tGAAGTTCGACAGCTCCACGACAttagcttgcgggaagggcttcgtgtcaaccttcattgtgtgttgagccaggattaatcggccttgctcgatagccgattgtgtctgacgacgtagctccttgcattcacccgtggcatgagtgaacgagtggtgccatttgcaatacaatcttccctgcagctcttgtgccgtcgataacttgtgattctctgggagcttcagctgtttttccttgaggagcagatcaaatatctgctctgctttcgtCACAtcaaagtcgaagcccttcacaagcccctgctgtttgatccacttgcacgggacagggtttgccccccgagtccactctgctacggccacttcttgctcctcaccagagtcgtcagattcatccgcctgggccatgtttacatggcgcttgaacttgtcctggtacagatcaggatggtaatgttcgtatgctgtgagcttctgcaccaggtgcgccagagacgtgaactccaattgaaaagccagatccttgatcggcttagcgagtcccatgacagccaaatcgactgcctccttctctgtgatgcgcgacgagtagcatcggttcttgacttccctgaagcgctgtatgtactccgacatagtctctcctcgcttctgcctgacttgggcgaggtcggcaattccagcttccgcagcctccgagtggtactgggtatggaattgatcttcgagctgcctccaagttcggatcgaatccggagccagtgatgcataccatccaaaagctgggcctgtaagggactggccgaagaaccggaccctcagaggatccgatactgaaatcatcccaagctgcgttaagtatcggctcacatgctcgatggaactggctccttctgacccgttgaacttggtgaactcgggaaaccgatacttgggtggcagtgggatcaagtcatagtcatttggatacggcttggaatagccgatcgctttcctcttgggcaggataccaaactggtctctcagtattgcactgacctgctcctcACTatgaactcctggggccgatggctcagcactcggcccagtagcatactttgccagccacgcttgtttctccgcgtctactccagaagctcctgggtttaccatctgcaccgagcgtgttggattgacgctgtcagggatgtagacgcacgtgtagccgtgcgggatctccttgggtggctcagtgaggaattggccttctccaggatcaccgccgatcttgtagacgacgtagatcggcgaattttgtggtcttgaggccgcaaatgagaacggcaattgcggcctagaatgcagtgcaacTTCTTCTGAGTGACtcccagggttggccccgatggagagtactggttcttgattatttcctggatgacgcggtgcgccatgcgctcaagttcgttcatcaggctctgagagtgccgatgaagcgaatgggccaccatgtagttcatctcctgacgtagggctctggtgcgctcctctgatggtacagacaaaTCCACGCTGTCGAGCGCACCTTCTGGcaagaaccccttccacctgatgccatggttgcgggtcctctcaaaagagccgatgagatcggcttccagcagagctttgatctcatcatacttcttcttatgttcaggagagagctcttcatacgtgacgggcttgggagcgggttcttgatcttgagctccagtcatcgttgcagtggacgttgttgccgagaagggtcccaccgggtgtgccagaatgtgttgtcagttgaaacccaccggcgagcagcgacgggcaacacgaagagccgggaggttgctggggcgctggcagacactgctccctcgtcgacggcccgcaattccgtcacgcgcccggagaatgtgtggaaagccgggcgtgccacctgacctatacccgatcaggagggtgcagacgtgcttcaaacagtttcctgcgtacaaagacacatgtaaacgtaagtccgagccatggtcggctccccgggacgactcttgcatcggctttaaagagccgaccgagtcccggtgtcagatgggatctgtttgcatccagaTGTGATAGACAAAGCAAATAACTAcagaaactgcttcaattaaatctaattaatctaatccacgatggtaaaagcttcaccgctagatcggaatatcctacacgtgactaggcctaatgaataTAACAGACAACTGAAccgtaacccaaaacagaggcctaagaactagcaagagccgattcccggaacaatccctatcaaggctaagataaagcatctactacgccaccggatcatccaatccatttgcaaggcctaacctagaagatattacgcaaactcttaagaaaagagcaaaccataacagatcagatctactaaacataaaagaagcagggtgttgcctctgtgcgactGATTCTAtacgacaagaactagcataagattgaaacattactgcacagagacaacatgatattcgtagataaTAAGTGATaaagcacgatagatctactaaaagccatgctacgaacatcaggataactagcattactcgccataaaaaacacttcagtacgagtaataccaaggtaaaagcaagaacaatactgccctgatcgcaaggagcgatcagggcagcatgacgcttacttggatgaaaccctaggattaggggtggcgatgcgccgagagttgttgtttgcgagacgtgatgacgctctccctttacgaataacaaagggtacatatttatagtccggagacttgggaaacaatctaaactaatcttgtcccgattggactctatctctaatcttaatctaaggatacacggcccatgtggcccagatactcacgcaggagccgatttacaagtcttcttgatcttctgctttaagcccatcttgctttcggcccataaattaatctgttaatttatggcgataacaccatGTCGCTTctatttaaagaaaaaaattcttTACATGcaaaagaggaaaaaaattCTTTACATGCAAAAGAGGATAGAGATGATGACACCAtccacatgcatgcatatgtgAAATTAAAAAAAGCTACATATATTAAATTGAGCATCTAAATTAAAATTGGATTGCACTATTATCTTTtttatgacaagatcttcaaaacacgaccacacttgcctatgtttgcataatattttaaaataaataatttttagTACTCAAAAATAATTTtcgactgctggaaacaaatattttaacaacacgaacaaatgattattttatacgaacaaaaagttaaacataatgaacaaataataatacacaacgaacaaaatattacacatcgcgaatatttgattgtatatGCTAAATAATAAAATTGAATATCGCGAACAAATGAGTCAACATTATAGAACAATTTAGTCTACAAAGAGAACAAATAATTTGGTGCTGCGAACAAATTAGTTATACGCGGATAAATAATTTTACATAAAGGCAAATGCATCTACAtcataaaatttatatttataacCATATAAACATGTGATAAAAAagttataaagaaaataaatattttcacaCCAATTTATGAATTTAAAATAGAAATAAGTTAGTATAGTATGACTCAGTCTTAAATAATGTGAATAAAAGTTTTTAAACTATAATTCTTCAATCCGAATATACAGTTTGTATAGAAGATAATCCAATCAATTATATAATTAATAACATACAATcgtaaaccaaataaaaataatacaaacaataaaaaaatagtagaaatcagtttgaaaaatataaagaaaaaaatcaagatACGAATACAAAAGGAAAATAAGTATAAATGAAAGGACAATGGAAAATTATTTTGTATATGCAGGTTTAGAATAAAAAATAGACCAAGAAGATGAAAAAATTGAAAGagataaaaaaataagaaaataaaagagaacAAAACCTACTCCCGTGATCAGGCTGTATGCATGCATACATGCACATGCAAATTTAATTGCTTCTATTTTTCTCATTACAAGCAAAGACGAATAATCCATCAGGTAAATCAAATAAATGATAGGAGTATTATAAAATGAGAAAAATCTAAGATTGTTAAAAGAAAAAAGTGAAAgataaaagataaaaataaaTACGAAGGAAACATAAATAAGAGGAAAAGATATAAATAACACAAAAAATAGTGATAGGATGCGACATaaataaaaaggaaacaaaCACATAAgaggaaagaaacaaagaaaaagaataatACATTCGTGCATGTGTTGAGGTGCTTTTGCTAGGTTACAACACTATGTGTCAAATCATTATATGCTTGTGCTAGCttaggctttctccaaccattccccccatccaactccccccaaacgtactatttactatattttactatctccctccaaaagattcctccccctataactccttctctccaaccattcccctcatatctattccccctatatactatcactcattaactaactatttatttaacgtttttgaatttaaaaaaaacatacagtatttatactgtcataatacacattattatcgtgttacggggctcaaacgggattaatatcgtaaagaaacggtgtgattagagatatagggggagtttcaactccacCCATACatgggggagtttcaactccccccaaTATACAAGGGAGCCAtggggggagccgttggagGGCTTCCTCCCCCCCAAAGCTCCCCGTACGTGCGGGGGAGGGAGCCTTACAGGGCACCGTTGGACATAGCCTTAGATATATGTGTGCTGCATGCGGAGCAACACTGGCGCACGTAAGAATGGGTTAGAAGcttgcacatgcatgcatgcctgaGCAATACGGCACCACGGGTCTACTCTTGTCAGAAGAATCTAGAAATACTAATGGGCCGGTACAATATTTATTTGGGCCTATTTGCCTTTCAGATCTGCTAACGAATCCTTTAGGCGATGGAATAGCAATATGTAGCGCGAGCGATACATAGCTTTTCCGTGGAAAATCCCCAAGTAGTTTGAGCACCTAGTTCTATTCAATCCCTCTGTCCAAGTACCTTGCAAGAATCTATCCGAAATATGGCGTGTCAAGAACTCGATTTGGTTCGATGAATCCAGGCATTGAGAAAAAAGTTTGCGGCGTCAGAAGCTTAATTGGAACATGCTAGAAGCCAAGAACAATGGCTTTCAGCTCTCGCGCCACGGATGCTGAACATGAGTTTCTTGAATCTTGATTGACGAGGGATTCAGCTGACTTGGTTTCACGCCGTCGATCTTGTAAATTTGTAATCGTCATGTCATTATTCActtgaattttgaaaatttttaatCAAACCCATCACGGCCAATTCATCTTCATCAGACCACCAAGGAGCCAATTCAGCTCTCACAACTTACACCCACTGATTGATCAATATATAGTCCACTTGCTTTCAAGAAGGCATCTCGATCGACCGATGGCCAAATTTTAGGTAGTAAGAGGGGAAAAAAAGCAAGAAATCCCAAGAGGAAGACGACGACCTCGtcggtcgccggcgacgccaacAACAACCGCGTCATCTGGTCGATTCATCTCCCccgacgcccgccgccgccgctgatctcggttcgccgcgcgcgccggccggccggccggagcctTTGGTCATCGTGCCgggcccgccggccggccggagcctTTGGTCATCGTGCCtggcccgccggccggccggaatcGTCAATGGACACGCACCTAGCTAGCTacatcgccggcggcgccggcggccagtaGGTCACTTCCTGACGCGGCGCAGGGCGAGGTAGGCCAGCAGCCGGTACCCGAAGAGcatggcggcgagcgcggcgacgcAGGCTCCCGGGCCGGCCTCGCCGTCGACGGCCTCCGgcgggagcaggcggcgcagGTGTCCGCCGTACTGCACGGCGATGAGCAGGCGGTAGCAGTAGTAGGTGAAGGAGGTGTACTTGGCCCACGCCATGAAGCCCGGCACGTTGTGCACGTAGAAGCCGCCGGTGAGGAGGAAGGCGAGCATGACCACCGTCACCAGCGTCGACGCGCGCTTGGCGTCCATCatggcggcgccgacggcgagccCGAGCCCCCCCGCGACGAGCACGTACGAGAGGATCACGGCTAGGGTGAGCGCGAACGCGGCGGGCGCCGGGTTGAGCCCGGCCATCAGGTAGACGACCACCGTGAACGCCGCCGGCAGCGCGAGCTCCATGGGCAGGTCGCCGGCCATCCGGGCCATGAAGTAGGAGGAGAGCGCGTACATGCCGGAGGCGCGCTCCCGGGCGAGCACCGGCCGCTCCTGCGGGATGGCGAAGACGGCGTTGAAGGAGGCGAAGACGCCCCAGAAGATGGAGACGAAGAAGAGCAGGCCCAGCCGGtcctgcaccgccgccggcgacgaccgcCACCACATGgcgccggcgaccagcgccggCGCGAGGATCTGGAAGACGCGCAGCGACGTGAACGCCTCGTGCCGCCGCTCCTTGAGGCTGCGCCGGAGCAGGATCATGAACTGGTTCGCCCAGCTCGTGCACCCGCTGCAGCTCTCCGCCAGCggtggctgcggctgcggctgcggctcaAGGGCGTGCTCCGCTGCGGCGGCATTGATGGACGCCTTCACCCTTGGGGCGAGCACCTTGTTGTAGGACGAGATCAGCGACTGCTTCACGTTGCCGCCTTCTGCGGTGAAATTGTAATCTGCTTGAGCAAAACCTGCAAGTATCAGAGTTATTAGATAACAAAGATCATAGTATTTCTTTTTTAGAAAATAGTACTAATCTGGAGAGAAAAATAATACTGATATGCAGCAAAAAAAGAGGGGAAAGGTCGGCATAATAGGTTTTTTTTTAAGATTGAAGAGATAGTGTGATAGTTTTTCTTTGAATACTGAGATAATGCGATGATGTTACACGTCCCCTTTTCCATCCATTTCTCTGATACCCAATAATTCTACGCGTAGCGTGTTCTCTACCGTCCAATTAAAAAGAAAAGCGGGTATCTATCCATTTTCATAGCTCCACGAAACTGAACCAAATGTGAAACAAAATCCACaagctgtttttttttcaaaaaaaaacaaccaCTCGCGCAAGTATATTATTGCTGACCGTCCGATTCTCGATCGGAATCGGACGGGTCAGGAGCCGCGGGGGACGCTATCGGGTCCACTAATTAACTAGCATCGATCAAGGGAGTGACGCGGCGGATCCAAAGGCAGATTTGCTATCGTGCTAGCTGTGGTGCCATGAAAGGCCTCTGGATAGATGGATGGTGGTGCACAAGCTGCTTTGGTCTGATGTGCTGGTGCACTGAGGCAGCAAAACTAAAAGGAGGTGCCGAGCAGCCAAAAGGGAGAAAGAAAGTGGCCCCCCTCCAAAGAGGGCAATTCCGCACCAAGAAAAGGATTCCTCCTGTCTAAAGCCGGGCATGAGCAGGGGGGGCAGATGTTTCCAAGTCTAGTGAGACAGGCTCTTGGAACCACACCCGCATCAGCTGCTAGCTTACCCACACATCACCCTCATCATCTTGGAGTACTAGCAGTACAAGCAAATCATCCCCTAGATCATGCATGAGCATGGTGCTGCATCCACCTAGCTTGTGAAAAAGAGGCAAAGGAACCAGATCCAACTAAAAGCTGCCACAGGTGTCGGAGATCCTGTGGTGTCGTCCTAGCTAAACCAGTCTGTGTTCAGGCTCAGTTCAGGCTGTGaggtgggtgtgtgtgtgtgtgtgtgttcatcaGCTGTGGATTACCTTATTGGGGATGTAGCTTTCTGTGGGAGTGTGATGATGCCCAGCCCCAGTGGAAGTGCCCTAATTCCCACTCCTGTGACAGGTGTCCCTTGGGCTTGTGATCTTTCAACCATAAAGCGCTTTGCACAAAAAAAGGGAGGACACTAGGGACGGCAGCAGGCACTCACCCTCTCCaatcttttttctatttctcatgccccccccccctctctctctctctctcctctctgttGGAGAGTTGGGTGCCCTCCACACTCACTCACCAGGTGTTTTTGCCTGTCCAAAGTCTAATGATGAGCCCAATCCTCACTATTGCAAAAGGGGAGCATGCAagaacacacacaaacacacatacATACTATACTCTGGTAGTACTTCTGACTTCAACTCCACACCACACCCCTAGTGATGCCTATCCCATTCCATTAGTGTCAGCAGTTGCATGGCAAACTTTGCCTGTTGATCTAGTGGTATGGTCAATCTAGTAATTAATCCTCTCCCATGTTATTAGGCAATACTACTACTATGTATATtaattatacatatatatataataagtaGTAGTAAGTTCTTTTTGTTCCTAAAAGTGTTTTAATTTCTTTGATTAGTTAAGAACAGAAATACTGTAGTATGTACTACGTGTGCCCAGTTGTATTGTCCTTTTTTGGGAATGATATATAAGAACTGATGAAGAAATAAACAGTAGTTGAGGCGTAAGAATAATCAAGGACAGTAGCTACTCACCATTGGCAAGGTCGAGCATGAAGTCGGCCGGGTTGACGTGGAAGCCCGGCGCGAAGCCGACGGAGGCGAAGTAGTCCATGGCGTCGCGGCCGGCGCCGAAGTAGAGGCAGCTGCCCTCGGCGAGCAGCAGGACGGAGTCGAACATGCGGTACACCCTGGACGACGGCTGGTGCACGGACATGACGACGGTGCGGCCCTTCCTCGCCAGCGCCGACAGCGTGGCGAGGagtcgcgcggcggcggtggagtcgAGCCCCGACGTGGGCTCGTCGAGGATGAGCAGGCTCGGGTTCACCAGCATCTCGTGACCGATGCTGACGCGCTTCCGCTCGCCCCCCGACACGCCGCGCACGAACGCGTTGCCCACGGCGGTgtcggcgcaggcggcgagccCGAGCTCGGCGATcacggcctcggcggcggccgccttggccgccgccggcgccgctcgggGCAGCCGCAGCATCGCGCAGAAGACGAGCGTCTCACGCACGGTGAGGTGCGGGTGGAGCACGTCGTCCTGCGCCACGaaccccgtgcgccgccgcgccgcgccgcggcagcTGGGCGGGCGGCCGCCGGCCAGCACCGTCCCGCCGTGCCGGCCCGCGAGGCGGCCGCCGAGGATGGAGAGCAGCGTCGACTTGCCGCTCCCCGACGGGCCCAGCACCGCGAGCACCTCCcccggccgcgcctcgcccgTGACGCCCCGGAGGATCGTCCGCTCCTCCGGCGCCGCTGCGGCGCCGGAGCACGCCCCGCCGGAGTGCGAGGATATCCGGCCCGGCGGCGCCGACCGCTCCGTCTGCTTCACGCGGTACGACACGTCGATGAACTGCACCGGCGGCACCGTCAACATCTATCTCGGTTCGAACTAAgccgctagctagctagtagcagAGAGCAACCGCCGCCGACGtcctaggcggcggcggtggaagcAGCAGGGGTGCGTACCTGGAGGTGGAGCGGCGTGCAGGCGGTGGTCAGGAAGCAGTCCATcttgttcgccgccgccgctgtcacGGGGAGGCCGCCGGCGCTTCCGTGCGCGTCGTGGGCGTTGGGAGGCATTATTAGCCGCTGCTCGCCTTTCCTTCCCGTCTCCGACGAACCCTCCTCAAGCTAGCCGTCCACAAGCAAGGTTCCCTCCCTCCTCGAGTCACCGCAGGAGCAAGAAGAGCTCAGAGAAGGTACTAGTACTACTGATCCGGCGCCGGAGGTGGAGGGGGTGGTGGCGCCTGCTGATCGGCGGCGCTGGCATGCGCGGTGCTGGTTCGCGAGGCGGCGGGGCTGGGTGAGGAGGAATGGgggacggcgagggcggggcgGGGTATATAAGGAGGGCGGGAGGTGAGGTCCACGTCACGGCGGGGGGCAcgtggcgggcgcggcgggcggcggagtgGAGCGGCGGGCCCGCCGGCCGGGAGCGAGGAGGCCTTTTGGACCGGAGGGAGGGACGGGGGGAAGTGTACACGTCTGCTCCATCGATCGATCTCcccggccgggccgggctggGGGAAGGAATGAAGGAAGAAGGAAGGAAGCCCGCACGAAATTAAACCATGGCGGGAAATAGTGGGGCGGCTGGCGGCGTGAGGTAGAGCAGGACGGATGGGGCGGAGCACGATTCTGCGGCGGCAGTAGTGCTCGGTATTGGACCTGACGATGGTGTACGTACCACTGCTAGAAATTCTCGCATTAGTACCGTGCGGGAACCCCAGTTAGTACCGGTTTCCCGCCCGGTAGAACCAAGGCGGTACTAACCTGCCAGTAATTTAGTACCGGACgttgcgcccggtactaaatgacgcagttagtaccggctggtacctccagccggtactaaattgctgCCCACGCTGCGCTGGTACTCCCCAGCC
This genomic interval from Panicum virgatum strain AP13 chromosome 8K, P.virgatum_v5, whole genome shotgun sequence contains the following:
- the LOC120643814 gene encoding ABC transporter G family member 25-like, which produces MPPNAHDAHGSAGGLPVTAAAANKMDCFLTTACTPLHLQFIDVSYRVKQTERSAPPGRISSHSGGACSGAAAAPEERTILRGVTGEARPGEVLAVLGPSGSGKSTLLSILGGRLAGRHGGTVLAGGRPPSCRGAARRRTGFVAQDDVLHPHLTVRETLVFCAMLRLPRAAPAAAKAAAAEAVIAELGLAACADTAVGNAFVRGVSGGERKRVSIGHEMLVNPSLLILDEPTSGLDSTAAARLLATLSALARKGRTVVMSVHQPSSRVYRMFDSVLLLAEGSCLYFGAGRDAMDYFASVGFAPGFHVNPADFMLDLANGFAQADYNFTAEGGNVKQSLISSYNKVLAPRVKASINAAAAEHALEPQPQPQPPLAESCSGCTSWANQFMILLRRSLKERRHEAFTSLRVFQILAPALVAGAMWWRSSPAAVQDRLGLLFFVSIFWGVFASFNAVFAIPQERPVLARERASGMYALSSYFMARMAGDLPMELALPAAFTVVVYLMAGLNPAPAAFALTLAVILSYVLVAGGLGLAVGAAMMDAKRASTLVTVVMLAFLLTGGFYVHNVPGFMAWAKYTSFTYYCYRLLIAVQYGGHLRRLLPPEAVDGEAGPGACVAALAAMLFGYRLLAYLALRRVRK